A genomic window from Populus alba chromosome 19, ASM523922v2, whole genome shotgun sequence includes:
- the LOC118027746 gene encoding uncharacterized protein, which yields MQAIQLNQKSKPTPKRFIKSQIPDSILNDPSLNASISLLPSNYNFEIHKCIWRVRSTNAKRIALQLPEGLLMYSLILSDIFTAFADVTHCFVLGDVTYGACCVDDLSALALDADLLIHYGHSCLIPIDATKIPCLYVFVEIKIDVSRLINTISLNFGTHKRNIVLAGTIQFASAIREAKPELENNGFVVLIPQSKPLSAGEVLGCTAPKISKNVVGNLGFSEEEMVLVFVADGRFHLEAFMIANPGIKAFRYDPYLGKLFLEDYDHKGMKEVRKKAIERAKGARSWGVVLGTLGRQGNPRILERLEKKMGEKGFDYMVVLMSEISPARIALFEDSVDAWIQIACPRLSIDWGDAFKKPLLTPFEAEIALGDLAGWWEKSLVVNSGCDGGGSGLGCGQKSDGSCCECSNGDAKGVEKDFGGEYPMDYYAQDGGEWNSSYVKKPTRPVRRNVVSSIRNDPAS from the coding sequence ATGCAAGCAATCCAACTCAATCAAAAATCGAAACCAACACCAAAACGTTTCATAAAATCCCAAATCCCAGACTCAATCCTGAACGACCCATCCCTTAACGCCTCCATCTCTCTCTTGCCTTCCAACTACAACTTCGAAATCCACAAATGTATCTGGCGCGTGCGTTCCACCAACGCTAAACGCATCGCCCTCCAGCTCCCTGAAGGCCTCCTCATGTATTCTCTAATCCTCTCTGACATCTTCACTGCCTTCGCTGACGTCACCCACTGCTTCGTCCTCGGCGACGTCACCTACGGCGCCTGCTGTGTAGACGATTTGTCGGCTTTGGCTCTCGATGCCGATTTATTGATCCACTACGGTCATAGCTGTTTGATACCTATTGATGCCACCAAAATCCCATGTCTCTATGTCTTCGTAGAAATCAAAATCGATGTCAGCCGTCTTATCAACACGATCAGCCTCAATTTTGGGACCCACAAGAGAAATATTGTGCTCGCGGGCACGATTCAATTTGCTTCGGCAATCAGGGAAGCGAAACCTGAATTGGAAAATAATGGGTTTGTTGTTTTGATCCCGCAATCGAAACCCTTATCGGCTGGAGAGGTTTTGGGTTGTACCGCacccaaaatatcaaaaaatgttGTTGGGAATTTGGGTTTTAGTGAGGAGGAGATGGTTTTGGTGTTTGTAGCAGATGGAAGGTTTCATTTAGAGGCATTTATGATTGCGAATCCGGGGATTAAGGCATTTAGGTATGACCCTTATTTAGGGAAGTTGTTTTTGGAGGATTATGATCATAAGGGAATGAAGGAGGTAAGGAAAAAGGCAATAGAGAGGGCAAAGGGAGCGAGGAGTTGGGGGGTTGTTTTGGGAACTTTGGGAAGGCAAGGGAACCCGAGGATACTGGAGAGGTTGGAAAAGAAGATGGGGGAGAAAGGGTTTGATTATATGGTTGTTTTGATGTCAGAAATTAGTCCGGCTAGGATTGCATTGTTTGAGGATTCGGTTGATGCTTGGATTCAAATCGCTTGTCCTAGGCTTTCTATTGATTGGGGGGATGCTTTTAAGAAGCCATTGTTGACGCCTTTCGAGGCAGAGATTGCGCTTGGGGATTTGGCTGGTTGGTGGGAGAAGAGTTTGGTGGTGAATTCAGGGTGTGATGGTGGTGGGAGTGGTTTGGGATGTGGTCAGAAGAGTGATGGATCATGTTGTGAATGTAGCAATGGGGATGCAAAGGGTGTGGAGAAAGATTTTGGTGGGGAGTATCCCATGGATTACTATGCTCAGGATGGGGGGGAATGGAATTCTTCTTATGTGAAGAAACCAACTCGCCCAGTGCGGAGAAATGTTGTCTCTTCTATCAGAAATGATCCTGCTTCTTAA